In Micromonospora ferruginea, the sequence TAGGCGGTGTTCAGCTTCTGCTTGATGATCCGCTCGTACGAGTAGACGACGTCCTCCGAGGTCAGTGGCGACCCGTCGGAGAACGTCGCGCCGTCGCGCAGGGTGAACGTCCAGGTGAGCTGGTCGGCGCTGGTGGTCCACTTGGTGGCCAGCGAGGGCACCATCTTCAGGTCGGCGTCCGGCTCGACCAGGGTGTCGTAGACGTTCTCCAGCACCTGGAAGCTGTAGTAGGCCGAGGTCTTGTGCGGGTCGAGCTGGTCCGGTTCGCCACCGATGGCGGCGTTGAGGACGCCCCCCGCGCCCTTGGCGCCGCCGCCGTCACCGACGTCGACGGCCTCGCCGCCGGTGCATCCGGAGAGGACGCCGACCGTGAGGGTGAGTGCCGCGCCGATCACCCCGAGCTTGTTCCTGGACATTGGCCCCCCTGCCGCATTCCGAACAAAAGAAAGTTTCGGCCACTCTTGTCGCCGAGCAGGATGATGTCAAACGAATCGAGCCGAATCGACTGGTCGCGCGGTTGCCGGCCCGGGCTGAACGGTGGTTCAATCCACCTTCCGCCGCCGCGTGCTGGGAGGGCCGCCGTGAGCACACACGAGGTCGTCAACCAGGTTCCCCCGCTGGTCGGGCACGACACCGCCGACGATCCGGCGCTGCTCGACGGCCTGGCCCGCGAGGGCGCCGGCTGGGCCGCCGCCGGGCTGCACGAGCTGGGCCGGCTGGCCGGCGGTGAGGCGGCGACCGAGCACGGCCGGCTGGCCAACGAGCACCCGCCGGTGCTGCGCACCCACGACCGCCACGGCCACCGCGTCGACGAGGTGGAGTTCCACCCGTCCTGGCACGAGCTGATGCGTACCGCGGTCGGGCACGGCCTGCACGCCGCGCCGTGGGCCGACGACCGGCCCGGCGCGCACGTCGCCCGCGCCGCCGGCTTCTACGTCTGGCGGCCCGACGCCGGGCACGGCTGCCCGATCTCGATGACCTACGCGGCGGTGCCGGCGCTGCGGCACAGTCCCGAACTGGCCGCGCGCTACGAACCGCTGCTCACCAGCACCGAGTACGACTTCGGGCTGCGCCCGCCCACCGGTAAGCGCGGCCTGCTGGCCGGCATGTCGATGACCGAGAAGCAGGGCGGCTCGGACGTGCGCGCCAACACCACCACCGCCACGCCGCACGCCGACGGCAGCTACCGCCTGCTCGGGCACAAGTGGTTCACCTCCGCGCCGATGTGCGACCTGTTCCTCACGCTCGCCCAGGCGCCCGGCGGGCTCACCTGCTTCCTGGTCCCCCGCGTGCTGCCCGACGGCGCCCGCAACCCGATGCGGCTGATGCGGCTGAAGGACAAGCTCGGCAACCGCTCCAATGCCTCCGCCGAGATCGAGTACGAGCACGCGGTGGCGTGGCGGGTCGGCGACGAGGGCCGGGGCGTGCGCACCATCATCGACATGGTCAACCTGACCCGGCTGGACTGCGTGATCGGCGCGGCGGCCGGCATGCGTCAGGGCGTCACCACGGCCGTGCACCACACCACCCACCGGCGGGCCTTCGGCCGCTACCTGGCCGACCAGCCGCTGATGCGCAACGTCCTAGCCGACCTGGCGGTCGAGTCCGAGGCGGCCACCGTGCTGATGACGCGGCTGGCCGGCGCGACCGACCGCTCGGCGCGCGGCGACGACGGGGAGACCGCGTTCAAGCGGCTCGCCCTCGCGGTCGGCAAGTACTGGGTGTGCAAGCGCTGGCCGGGGCACGCCGCCGAGGCCCTGGAGTGCCTGGGCGGCAACGGCTACGTCGAGGAATCAGGCATGCCCCGGCTGTTCCGCGAGTCGCCGCTCAACTCGATCTGGGAGGGCTCCGGCAACGTCGCCGCGCTGGACGTGCTGCGCGCGCTCACCCGCGAGCCGCAGGTGCTGGCCGCGTACGAGGCGGAGGTGGCCGCCGCGGCCGGCGCGGACCGGCGTCTCGACGACGCGGTCCGGCGGGTGCGCGACGAACTGGCCGACCACACCGCCCTGGAGTTGCGGGCCCGGCGCGTGGTGGAGCGGCTCGCGCTGGTGCTGCAGGGCGCGCTGCTGGTCCGCCACGGCCACCCGGCCGTCGCCGACGCGTTCTGCGCGTCCCGCCTCGGCGGCGACCACGGCCAGGCGTACGGGACGCTGCCCGGCGGGGTCGACCTGGCCGCGATCATCGACCGGGCCACCCCGAAGGTCGGCTGAGCGTGCGCCTCGTCTCCACGCACGTCCACCCGGTGAAGTCCCTCGGCGGCGTCGACGTCGACCACGCCACGGTCGAGCCGTGGGGGCTGCGCCACGACCGGCGCTGGCTGCTCCTGCGGCCCGACGGCGAGGTGCTGACCGCCCGCACCGCGCCCCGGATGCTCGGCCTGACCGCCACGCCCGGACCGGGTTCGATCACGCTCAGCGACCGCGACGGCGGGTCCCTGACGGTCGCCGAGCCGGTCGACGGGCCGCCCGTCGCCACCGCGCTGTCCCGGTTGGACACGCTGCGGCTGGCCGCCGGCGAGGCGCACGACTGGCTCGGCGACCGGCTGGCGCAGCCGGTGCGGCTGGGCTGGCTGGACGACCCGCGACGCCGGCCGGTCTCGGCGGCGCACGGCGGCCGGCCCGGCGACCCGCTGAACCTCTCCGACGCCGGCCCGCTGCTGGCCGCCACGCTGCCGTCGCTGCGCCGGCTGCGCGACTGGATCGTGGAGGGCGCGCTGGAGCGGGGCGAGCCGGCGCCGGACCCGCTGCCGATGGCCCGGTTCCGCCCGACCGTCGTGCTCGACGGGCCGGTCGCGCCGTTCGCCGAGGACGACTGGACCCGGGTGCGGATCGGCGCGGTGGACTTCCGGGTCGCCGAACGCTGCGACCGCTGCTCGCTCAC encodes:
- a CDS encoding acyl-CoA dehydrogenase family protein, which gives rise to MSTHEVVNQVPPLVGHDTADDPALLDGLAREGAGWAAAGLHELGRLAGGEAATEHGRLANEHPPVLRTHDRHGHRVDEVEFHPSWHELMRTAVGHGLHAAPWADDRPGAHVARAAGFYVWRPDAGHGCPISMTYAAVPALRHSPELAARYEPLLTSTEYDFGLRPPTGKRGLLAGMSMTEKQGGSDVRANTTTATPHADGSYRLLGHKWFTSAPMCDLFLTLAQAPGGLTCFLVPRVLPDGARNPMRLMRLKDKLGNRSNASAEIEYEHAVAWRVGDEGRGVRTIIDMVNLTRLDCVIGAAAGMRQGVTTAVHHTTHRRAFGRYLADQPLMRNVLADLAVESEAATVLMTRLAGATDRSARGDDGETAFKRLALAVGKYWVCKRWPGHAAEALECLGGNGYVEESGMPRLFRESPLNSIWEGSGNVAALDVLRALTREPQVLAAYEAEVAAAAGADRRLDDAVRRVRDELADHTALELRARRVVERLALVLQGALLVRHGHPAVADAFCASRLGGDHGQAYGTLPGGVDLAAIIDRATPKVG
- a CDS encoding MOSC domain-containing protein, which produces MRLVSTHVHPVKSLGGVDVDHATVEPWGLRHDRRWLLLRPDGEVLTARTAPRMLGLTATPGPGSITLSDRDGGSLTVAEPVDGPPVATALSRLDTLRLAAGEAHDWLGDRLAQPVRLGWLDDPRRRPVSAAHGGRPGDPLNLSDAGPLLAATLPSLRRLRDWIVEGALERGEPAPDPLPMARFRPTVVLDGPVAPFAEDDWTRVRIGAVDFRVAERCDRCSLTLVDPVTLTSGREPIRTLARHRRRDGKTWFGVRLIPLATGEIRVGDPVVAS